The Stenotrophomonas maltophilia genome segment CCGGCGTTCCGCCTGGCGATCGAGCCGGGCCGCTACCTGGTGGCCGAATCCGGCGTGCTGCTGACCCACGCCACGCAGGTGGTGGAAAAGGACGGCGTGCGCCGCGTCGGCCTGGATGCCGGCATGAACGCACTGATGCGCCCGGCGCTGTACGACGCCTGGCACGACATCGAGAACCTAAGCCGCCAGGGTGGGTATGCCGAGGCGGCGTTCGATGTGGTCGGCCCGATCTGCGAATCCAGCGATGTGTTCGGCAAGCGCCGCAAGCTGCCGGTGTCGACCGCGCCGGACGACGTGATGCTGATCGCCGATGCCGGCGCCTACGGCTATTCGATGGCCAACACCTACAACCAGCGGATGCTGCCGCGCGAAGACGTGATCGAATGATTGCCGCCCTGCACCCGCCCACCGACACGCCCCGCGCCCTCGCGCGGGCCCGTGCCTGACCGGATACACCATGACTGCTTTCGACAAACACCAGGTTTCCCGCTTCCGCTTCGTCCGCTGCGAATTCGCCGCGGAGACCGGCGTGGCCAGGCTGGTCTATGCCTTTGATGACGGCCCGGAGATGGTGGAGACCATCACCGTGCCCGGCGCCCCGTTCGTGCTGGACGAGGCGCGTACCGCCGCCGTGCAGCGCGCGCTGCAGCTGCTGCACCTGATCGCCGGTGTCAGCTACTACAAGGCGGGCGTGCCGGAGACGGTCAGCATCGACAGCTACAGCATCGATGCCGATACCGCCGCACTGGTGGAGACCATTTACCTCAACGGCCTGGGCGAATTCGCCTACCGCAATGGCCTGAACCTGCGCGGCCGCTTCCGGTTGCCGGTGCAGGGCGAGGCCGTGCAGGCGCCGTCGCTGGGCCTGCAGCCGCACGCGCTGGTGGCCATCGGCGGCGGCAAGGATTCGCTGGTCAGCATCGAAGCGCTGCGCCGTGCCGGCGTGGACGAGACCGTGACCTGGATCGGTGGCTCGCAGCTGATCCGTGCGTGCGCCGAGCGCACCGGCCTGCCGACATTGAACCTGGGCCGCACGCTGGCACCTGAACTGTTCGAGTTGAATCGCCAGGGCGCATGGAACGGCCATATCCCGGTGACGGTGGTGAACTCGGCGATCATGGTGCTGGCCGCGTTGCTGCACGGCGTGGACCAGGTGGTGTTCTCCAACGAGCGCTCGGCCAGCTACGGCAGCCAGATTCCAGGCACCGGCGAAGTGAATCATCAGTGGTCCAAGGGCTGGGCCTGCGAGCAGGCGTTCGGCAGCCATGTGCAGAAGTACGTGGCGGCGGACCTGCAGTACTACTCGCTGCTGCGCCCGATGTCCGAGCTGGCGGTGGCCCGCCAGTTCGCCAAGAGTGACTTCTACGACGCGCATTTCTCCAGCTGCAACCGCAACTTCCACATCCTCGGCGAGCGCCCGGTGAACCGCTGGTGCGGCGTCTGCCCGAAGTGCCATTTCGTGTTCCTGGCACTGGCCCCGTTCATGCCCAAGACGCGCCTGGTGCGCATCTTCGGCCGCAACCTGCTGGATGATGCCGAGCAGGCCGGTGGCTTCGATGCGCTGCTGGAATTCCAGGACCACAAGCCGTTCGAGTGCGTGGGCGAAGGCCGCGAATCGCGTGCGGCGATGGC includes the following:
- the murL gene encoding UDP-N-acetyl-alpha-D-muramoyl-L-alanyl-L-glutamate epimerase; this encodes MTAFDKHQVSRFRFVRCEFAAETGVARLVYAFDDGPEMVETITVPGAPFVLDEARTAAVQRALQLLHLIAGVSYYKAGVPETVSIDSYSIDADTAALVETIYLNGLGEFAYRNGLNLRGRFRLPVQGEAVQAPSLGLQPHALVAIGGGKDSLVSIEALRRAGVDETVTWIGGSQLIRACAERTGLPTLNLGRTLAPELFELNRQGAWNGHIPVTVVNSAIMVLAALLHGVDQVVFSNERSASYGSQIPGTGEVNHQWSKGWACEQAFGSHVQKYVAADLQYYSLLRPMSELAVARQFAKSDFYDAHFSSCNRNFHILGERPVNRWCGVCPKCHFVFLALAPFMPKTRLVRIFGRNLLDDAEQAGGFDALLEFQDHKPFECVGEGRESRAAMATLAQRPEWKEDVLVKRFCNEIQPQLDAAELELAPLLQLQGEHRVPAALWERVREDFEA